Proteins encoded in a region of the Sugiyamaella lignohabitans strain CBS 10342 chromosome B, complete sequence genome:
- the LYS9 gene encoding saccharopine dehydrogenase (NADP+, L-glutamate-forming) (Saccharopine dehydrogenase (NADP+, L-glutamate-forming); catalyzes the formation of saccharopine from alpha-aminoadipate 6-semialdehyde, the seventh step in lysine biosynthesis pathway; exhibits genetic and physical interactions with TRM112; GO_component: GO:0005737 - cytoplasm [Evidence IDA] [PMID 11914276]; GO_component: GO:0005737 - cytoplasm [Evidence IDA] [PMID 14562095]; GO_function: GO:0016491 - oxidoreductase activity [Evidence IEA,IEA]; GO_function: GO:0004755 - saccharopine dehydrogenase (NADP+, L-glutamate-forming) activity [Evidence IEA]; GO_function: GO:0004755 - saccharopine dehydrogenase (NADP+, L-glutamate-forming) activity [Evidence IDA] [PMID 18416559]; GO_process: GO:0008652 - cellular amino acid biosynthetic process [Evidence IEA]; GO_process: GO:0009085 - lysine biosynthetic process [Evidence IEA]; GO_process: GO:0019878 - lysine biosynthetic process via aminoadipic acid [Evidence IEA]; GO_process: GO:0019878 - lysine biosynthetic process via aminoadipic acid [Evidence IMP] [PMID 6429126]; GO_process: GO:0055114 - oxidation-reduction process [Evidence IEA,IEA]), giving the protein MLELQEEAVKAGIVVFNEIGLDPGIDHLYAVKTIDEVHKQGGKIISFLSYCGGLPAPEDSDNPLGYKFSWSSRGVLLALRNAAKYWKDGKIVEITGEELMAHAVPYYIYPGYAFVAYPNRDSTPYKERYNIPEAQDIVRGTLRYQGFPEFVKVLVDIGFLSDDKVDYLSKPIAWKDALAQLLGSSSTDEKDLIWAISSKTKFKSTAEKDRIIAGLKWLGVFSDAHITPRNNPLDTLCATLEEKMQFEEGEKDLVMLQHKFVIEWADGKKETRTSTLVENGNPAGYSAMAKLVGVPCAVAVLQVLNGTIKTPGVHAPVTPEFAYPLMKQLKEDYGIELKEKTVS; this is encoded by the coding sequence ATGCTTGAGTTGCAGGAAGAGGCCGTGAAGGCAGGAATCGTTGTTTTCAACGAGATCGGTCTTGATCCCGGTATTGACCACTTGTACGCTGTCAAGACCATTGACGAGGTTCACAAGCAAGGTGGTAAGAtcatttctttcttgtcttACTGCGGTGGTTTGCCTGCTCCCGAGGACTCGGATAACCCATTGGGTTACAAGTTTTCTTGGTCTTCTCGTGGTGTTCTTTTGGCTTTGAGAAATGCTGCCAAGTACTGGAAGGACGGCAAGATTGTCGAGATCACTGGTGAAGAGCTCATGGCCCACGCCGTTCCATACTACATCTACCCTGGTTACGCATTTGTTGCCTATCCTAACCGTGACTCTACTCCTTATAAGGAGAGATACAACATCCCTGAGGCCCAAGATATTGTCCGTGGTACTTTGAGATACCAGGGATTCCCCGAGTTCGTCAAGGttcttgttgatattggatTCCTTTCCGACGACAAGGTCGACTACCTTTCCAAGCCCATTGCCTGGAAGGACGCTCTTGCCCAACTTTTgggctcttcttctaccGACGAGAAGGATCTCATCTGGGCCATCTCTTCCAAGACCAAGTTCAAGAGCACTGCTGAGAAGGATAGAATCATTGCCGGTCTTAAGTGGCTTGGTGTCTTCTCTGACGCCCACATCACTCCCCGTAACAACCCTCTTGACACTTTGTGTGCCACTTTGGAGGAAAAGATGCAATTCGAGGAGGGCGAGAAGGATCTTGTCATGCTCCAACACAAGTTTGTCATCGAATGGGCTGACGGCAAGAAGGAGACCCGTACCTCGACCTTGGTTGAGAACGGTAACCCTGCCGGCTACTCTGCCATGGCCAAGCTCGTTGGTGTTCCTTGTGCTGTTGCCGTTCTCCAGGTCCTTAACGGCACTATCAAGACCCCCGGTGTCCATGCCCCTGTCACCCCTGAGTTTGCTTATCCTTTGATGAAGCAACTCAAGGAGGACTACGGCATCGAGCTCAAGGAGAAGACTGTTTCttaa
- the KIN4 gene encoding putative serine/threonine protein kinase KIN4, with translation MAEEPRVSSRLSNSAKLSNSLSRRVHREIRFGDYILGSTLGQGEFGKVKLGWRKDGKQPEQVAIKLIRKDTVPPRSNRETKVFREINALKILTHPNIVRLEQVIQNDKYIGIVLEYASGGELFDHILTHRYLKESVTCRLFAQLVSGVYYLHSKGIVHRDLKLENLLLDKHKNIIITDFGFANSFRTDGATVDLMSTSCGSPCYAAPELVVSDQKYVGQKVDVWSCGVILYAMLAGYLPFDDDPANPDGDNITQLYKYITSTSLTFPEYIQPQPRDLLRKILVSDPNKRIDLNAVRCHPWLSLHAHFLSVTPEEWDQSYRVNSHQQTSAVPATAATVNESHALSRSQSVQVKSGVSSSMPAPHMPAGAQTYSRPQSMISPSTASPITAVTAAAASGGIAASAGALASSSSAHGHGHSRTSSSVNTSSVSLASAGHTATAGYGHSRRHSVQAGYTKGVTSTSRSQYPGRSGIGASSGASNGNSSPPLSSSSSDEVIASLDIPARPDSRASDTTGGTSSTATTPATVSDLITPISEHDGVIAASKQTTSRLPQTRKPRPTSYQPTMPVPKETIPVLYNIPVSSQPRVGITQGSALPGEISPPEPYVEPKRDSSAVVSSSTTAAAAALSEVTKSSNSESTPTAVVAPSDLATDAIDPISGNDSAVSKSQVSSTLPAEVESKSRPTRTTSVSSKATSASNNITRSESYRSPSVSQDYSTNTSMPSRSHRRGAASISYGADKLFAKLLGQVNSPPSNNVYSNDNSHSNDTSKNNRRYSMIPTGSIPLDETKTDRKRFSFMGFYTPSSSTDHISSKNSKVSNRSDFIITSADMKKEPKVTTKPAPVSGDTAKASPKSSVHSDERKVLEPPAVASLNQRQNRQSGRPSDISKHSTPSTGSNHTKTAIQIETTTKEQPSTARRVVDFFKRRSRIV, from the coding sequence ATGGCAGAAGAGCCACGGGTATCGTCGCGGCTGTCGAACTCGGCCAAGTTGTCGAATTCGCTGTCGCGAAGGGTCCATCGAGAGATCCGGTTTGGGGACTATATTCTTGGATCGACCCTGGGACAGGGCGAGTTTGGTAAGGTCAAGCTGGGCTGGCGGAAGGATGGAAAGCAGCCTGAGCAGGTGGCTATTAAACTGATTCGAAAGGATACAGTTCCACCGCGATCGAACAGGGAAACAAAGGTTTTCCGGGAAATTAATGCATTAAAGATCCTCACGCATCCTAATATCGTCCGTTTGGAGCAGGTGATTCAGAATGATAAGTATATTGGAATTGTTTTGGAGTATGCGTCCGGTGGGGAACTGTTTGACCATATTTTGACGCACCGATACTTGAAGGAGTCGGTTACTTGCCGACTGTTTGCCCAGCTTGTATCTGGAGTGTATTATCTTCATTCCAAAGGAATTGTGCACCGAGACTTGAAATTAGAAAACCTGCTTCTCGATAAACACAAGAACATTATTATCACTGATTTCGGGTTTGCCAACTCGTTCCGCACTGATGGAGCCACTGTGGATCTCATGAGCACCAGTTGTGGGTCTCCTTGCTACGCTGCTCCTGAACTTGTCGTTTCTGATCAGAAATATGTTGGTCAGAAAGTCGATGTTTGGAGTTGTGGTGTTATTTTGTACGCCATGTTGGCGGGATACTTGCCATTTGATGACGATCCAGCCAATCCTGATGGCGATAATATCACTCAGTTGTACAAGTAcattaccagcaccagtttGACGTTCCCAGAATACATTCAACCCCAGCCAAGAGATTTGCTGAGAAAAATCCTCGTTTCCGATCCTAACAAGAGAATCGATCTGAACGCAGTTCGCTGTCATCCTTGGTTATCTTTGCATGCCCATTTCTTGTCTGTTACTCCTGAAGAGTGGGATCAGAGTTATAGAGTTAATAGCCACCAGCAAACTTCTGCGGTGCCGGCCACTGCAGCAACTGTAAATGAGAGCCATGCATTATCACGATCGCAAAGTGTTCAAGTCAAGAGCGGTGTCAGCTCGTCAATGCCTGCTCCTCACATGCCAGCAGGTGCTCAGACCTACTCTCGACCACAGTCCATGATCAGTCCATCCACTGCTAGTCCTATTACTGCCgttacagcagcagctgctagtGGTGGAATAGCAGCCTCGGCAGGAGCACttgcttcttcgtcatctgcTCATGGCCATGGCCACTCACGGACATCAAGTTCAGTCAATACCAGCTCGGTTTCTTTGGCATCCGCTGGTCacactgccactgctggaTATGGCCATTCGAGACGTCATTCTGTCCAAGCTGGTTATACGAAAGGTGTCACTTCGACCTCCAGATCACAATACCCCGGACGATCTGGTATTGGAGCCTCTTCTGGCGCATCCAATGGCAACTCATCACCACCCTtgtcttcctcatcttctgaCGAAGTTATTGCATCTCTTGATATTCCCGCTCGACCAGATTCGCGTGCTAGTGACACTACTGGCGGTACCAGTAGTACAGCCACCACTCCAGCTACCGTGTCTGATCTTATTACTCCTATTTCTGAGCACGATGGAGTCATTGCTGCtagtaaacaaacaacaagTAGGTTACCACAAACTAGGAAACCCCGACCAACTTCGTATCAACCAACTATGCCTGTTCCTAAAGAGACAATCCCTGTTCTCTACAACATCcctgtttcttctcaaccCCGTGTCGGAATAACCCAGGGCTCTGCCTTACCAGGCGAGATCAGTCCTCCTGAGCCATATGTTGAACCCAAGAGAGATTCAAGTGCTGTTGTATCTAGTAGTACtactgcagcagctgctgctcttagCGAAGTCACCAAATCTTCCAATTCCGAATCCACTCCAACTGCCGTTGTCGCACCAAGTGACCTGGCCACAGATGCCATTGACCCCATATCTGGTAATGACAGCGCTGTTAGTAAATCTCAAGTTAGCTCCACATTGCCAGCCGAGGTTGAAAGCAAGTCCAGACCCACTCGAACTACATCCGTTTCATCCAAAGCAACATCTGCCTCCAATAACATTACTCGGTCCGAGTCGTATCGCTCACCGAGTGTTTCACAAGACTACTCCACTAATACTTCGATGCCTAGTCGCAGTCATCGTCGTGGCGCAGCTAGTATTTCTTATGGTGCGGACAAACTATTTGCCAAGCTGCTCGGACAAGTCAACTCTCCACCATCCAACAACGTATATTCAAACGACAATTCGCATTCTAATGACACTagcaaaaacaacagaCGCTATTCCATGATCCCCACTGGATCAATCCCACTGGACGAGACCAAAACTGATCGCAAGCGATTCAGTTTCATGGGTTTCTATACACCTAGTAGTTCTACCGATCACATCTCTTCGAAAAACTCAAAGGTGTCCAACCGATCGGATTTTATCATCACATCAGCCGATATGAAGAAAGAACCAAAGGTCACCACCAAACCAGCTCCAGTTTCTGGGGACACTGCCAAGGCTTCACCCAAATCGTCAGTTCATTCTGACGAGCGTAAAGTGCTGGAACCGCCAGCTGTGGCCTCGCTCAACCAGCGTCAAAACAGACAATCTGGTCGCCCCTCCGATATTTCAAAACACTCCACCCCATCAACAGGCAGTAACCATACCAAGACAGCCATCCAGATCGAGACTACTACTAAAGAACAGCCGTCAACAGCCCGTAGAGTCGttgatttcttcaaaagacGGTCGAGAATTGTGTAG
- a CDS encoding Pre-mRNA-splicing factor 38A, whose amino-acid sequence MSDRYIVDRGIVHGAKSIHDINPATLIEKIVRERIYESLYWKEQCFGLDAATLCDKAVDLQFIGGHYANQRVSPFLCLTFKLIQLQPEEEIILEYLNQLDFKYLRAIAAFYVRLFFPAEHVYSLLEPLLQDYRKLRLRTTSSVKLTYMDEFVDSLLTGTRVCDTTLPRLPKRIALEDMGKLEPYKSPLESDSDSDSDSESGGE is encoded by the coding sequence ATGTCCGATAGGTATATTGTGGACAGAGGCATTGTCCATGGGGCCAAGTCGATTCATGACATTAATCCTGCCACACTAATAGAGAAAATCGTCAGAGAACGGATTTATGAATCGCTATATTGGAAAGAGCAGTGTTTCGGGCTGGATGCTGCCACGCTGTGTGACAAAGCAGTTGACCTACAGTTCATTGGTGGCCATTACGCCAACCAGCGAGTGAGCCCATTTTTATGTCTTACCTTCAAACTGATTCAGCTTCAGCCTGAAGAGGAGATCATTCTAGAGTACTTGAATCAGCTTGATTTCAAGTATCTTCGAGCCATTGCCGCGTTCTATGTTCGACTGTTTTTTCCTGCAGAGCATGTCTACTCATTGCTTGAGCCGCTTCTCCAGGACTACCGTAAACTGAGATTACGAACGACCTCGTCTGTCAAGCTGACGTATATGGATGAATTTGTTGACTCATTACTGACTGGAACTCGAGTGTGTGATACCACGCTGCCGCGACTGCCCAAGAGAATCGCCCTCGAAGATATGGGCAAATTGGAGCCATACAAATCGCCACTCGAATCAGACTCAGACTCAGATTCCGACTCAGAATCCGGTGGAGAATGA
- the UTR2 gene encoding Utr2p (Chitin transglycosylase; functions in the transfer of chitin to beta(1-6) and beta(1-3) glucans in the cell wall; similar to and functionally redundant with Crh1; glycosylphosphatidylinositol (GPI)-anchored protein localized to bud neck; GO_component: GO:0031225 - anchored component of membrane [Evidence IEA]; GO_component: GO:0005618 - cell wall [Evidence IEA,IEA,IEA]; GO_component: GO:0000144 - cellular bud neck septin ring [Evidence IDA] [PMID 12045225]; GO_component: GO:0005576 - extracellular region [Evidence IEA]; GO_component: GO:0009277 - fungal-type cell wall [Evidence IDA] [PMID 10383953]; GO_component: GO:0009277 - fungal-type cell wall [Evidence IDA] [PMID 15781460]; GO_component: GO:0016020 - membrane [Evidence IEA,IEA]; GO_function: GO:0016787 - hydrolase activity [Evidence IEA]; GO_function: GO:0016798 - hydrolase activity, acting on glycosyl bonds [Evidence IEA]; GO_function: GO:0004553 - hydrolase activity, hydrolyzing O-glycosyl compounds [Evidence IEA]; GO_function: GO:0016757 - transferase activity, transferring glycosyl groups [Evidence IGI,IMP] [PMID 18694928]; GO_function: GO:0016757 - transferase activity, transferring glycosyl groups [Evidence IDA] [PMID 23919454]; GO_process: GO:0005975 - carbohydrate metabolic process [Evidence IEA]; GO_process: GO:0006037 - cell wall chitin metabolic process [Evidence IGI,IMP] [PMID 18694928]; GO_process: GO:0071555 - cell wall organization [Evidence IEA]; GO_process: GO:0031505 - fungal-type cell wall organization [Evidence IGI,IMP] [PMID 18694928]) has product MKFSTVIAAVASVGFAAAASAPSCGAGSKCPKESPCCDAYGQCGSGVSCLGGCDARYSFAADSCAPQPVCSNGAGTHTFTDVSDIVYYTQYNGDISKNLWSYTGEVLEQNSSAVLTMRKNTVGTVLFSNFFIWYGKVTAVIKTSHLDGVVSDFILMSNVKDEIDYEFVGNDVTAAQTNYYFEGLLNYDNEFTATVDNSTYASYHEYTIDWQEDSITWYVDGNAVRTLNKADTVNSTTGVAEFPQTPARIQLSVWPGGDSSEPQGTVQWAGGPIDWNAPDLSDPGYYFVEVESVTVDCYDPPSSANTTGSKSYVYTNQEGLEADVSITDDDTTISLSSGSSSGSTSSGLPLQILSQAPQSQSSLQSLEELSQVSTAQTKTKSKSQSKTQAIPVVSAIATSTTAASSSAAASTSDDSSASATDSADASDSTGSADATDSAAADNSASATDSAASTAATGAAGHLAAPLSGLAAALLGLVL; this is encoded by the coding sequence ATGAAGTTTAGCACTGTTATTGCTGCAGTGGCTTCGGTGGgatttgctgctgctgcttcggcCCCCAGCTGTGGTGCTGGTAGCAAATGTCCTAAGGAGTCTCCTTGTTGTGATGCCTATGGCCAATGTGGTTCAGGAGTCAGTTGTTTGGGTGGATGTGACGCTCGTTACTCgtttgctgctgattcGTGTGCTCCTCAACCCGTTTGTTCCAACGGTGCTGGTACTCATACATTCACCGATGTCAGCGACATCGTATACTACACTCAATACAACGGAGACATTTCCAAGAACCTGTGGTCGTACACCGGTGAGGTTCTTGAGCAAAACAGCTCGGCCGTGCTTACTATGCGCAAGAACACTGTTGGTACTGTTCTGTTCTCCAACTTTTTCATCTGGTATGGAAAGGTTACTGCTGTTATTAAGACTTCTCACTTGGACGGTGTTGTTTCCGACTTTATTCTCATGTCGAACGTCAAGGACGAGATCGATTACGAGTTTGTTGGTAACGACGTCACTGCTGCTCAAACCAACTACTACTTCGAGGGTCTTTTGAACTACGACAACGAATttactgctactgttgATAACAGCACCTACGCTAGCTACCACGAGTATACTATTGACTGGCAGGAGGATTCCATCACCTGGTACGTTGATGGCAACGCTGTGCGTACTCTTAACAAGGCCGATACCGTCAACTCTACCACCGGTGTTGCTGAATTCCCTCAAACCCCTGCTCGTATCCAACTGTCTGTGTGGCCCGGTGGTGACTCTTCTGAGCCTCAAGGAACCGTTCAATGGGCTGGTGGTCCAATTGATTGGAACGCTCCTGATCTTTCTGACCCTGGTTACTACTTTGTCGAGGTCGAGTCTGTCACTGTCGACTGTTACGACCCTCCTTCCAGTGCCAACACCACTGGTTCCAAGTCTTATGTTTACACCAATCAAGAGGGTCTTGAGGCCGATGTTTCCATCACTGATGACGACACTACCATCAGTTTGAGCTctggatcttcttctggttcaacCAGCTCTGGCTTGCCTCTTCAAATCCTGTCTCAAGCTCCTCAGTCCCAAAGCAGCTTGCAGTCCTTGGAGGAGCTTTCTCAAGTGTCCACGGCCCAAACCAAGACCAAGTCTAAGTCCCAGTCTAAGACCCAAGCGATTCCCGTTGTCAGTGCAATTGCCACTTCcaccactgctgcttcgtcctctgctgctgcctcgaCCTCCGACGACTCGTCTGCCTCTGCCACCGATTCCGCCGACGCTTCTGACTCCACCGGATCTGCCGATGCCACCGACTCTGCTGCCGCCGACAACTCGGCCTCGGCCACCGACTCGGCTGCTAgcactgctgccactggcGCTGCTGGCCACCTGGCCGCTCCCCTCTCGGGCCTCGCTGCCGCCCTCCTTGGTCTCGTTCTCTAA